Genomic segment of Camelina sativa cultivar DH55 unplaced genomic scaffold, Cs unpScaffold08495, whole genome shotgun sequence:
TCGTCATTCTCATCCTCACAAGCGACCACAACATCCACGTGACGTCTATAAGCAGGCAAGTCAACCATAGCCACTTCTCTTGCAAGATCCACCACTCTCCTGTCCATCCTCTCTTTATGCCTTGGGAACATACTGTTGAACAGTAAACAGCTTCCGCATGATATGCTGTATGCGTGTAGTCCTTTCTCTTTTAGCCATTTTAGCAACTCCCTTAAGCTCGGGTTTCCCTTGATCACCCACCTGTCCCAAACAGTCCAGCTTTGGTCTTGGTGCTTCACCACTTTAGGTGGAACCGGCTCAGCGATGGAGAAGAGTGGAAGTGCTAAGTTAGCAAATGTGTTTCTGTAGTCTTCCACTTTGTGTGAC
This window contains:
- the LOC104775082 gene encoding ubiquitin-activating enzyme E1 2-like, producing TSTAMATGFVCLELYKVLDGSHKVEDYRNTFANLALPLFSIAEPVPPKVVKHQDQSWTVWDRWVIKGNPSLRELLKWLKEKGLHAYSISCGSCLLFNSMFPRHKERMDRRVVDLAREVAMVDLPAYRRHVDVVVACEDEN